In the Silene latifolia isolate original U9 population chromosome 1, ASM4854445v1, whole genome shotgun sequence genome, TTTGTGGGAAATAGAATAGAATCCACTATAAAGGGTATTTAATTTTTGCACAAAACTTGAGTATGTAATGGTGCAAACTTTAAGGCTATTGTATATTTGTATGCCATTTTGGTCTTTTTAACAAACATTTCGGATCATTTACATCCCTACTCCAAATCAGTGAAAAAAACATACAATAATAATTCCAATATAACACCAGACACAATGTAGAATTTAcacaaaccaaacaaattaatcTTAATAAATCACACTAGAAAAAATTCATCCCTTGATCATCCCCTGGTATTACATCAGACAGTCAATGATATATAATATATTGTTTTTACACAAATTAGACACAAGTTAGTGTAGAGATTCAATGTGCTTGCTGAGCTCCTCTAACTTCTTAAACCTCAGCTTCTCACTTTCACCCAGCATCTGTCCAATTAATTACCAAATTATATGTCTTACAAGTTACAACGTGACattaataacaatagtaataaatAAGTGTTTAACGAGCAAAAATAATCATCTCATATTGAGCAACTCTCAATGATTGATTAAAAGAACTTGCTTGCGATTTTTATAGAATTGTCAAGCAAGTTGTTTATCTCTCGAGTTTGAAAAAACAAACCTGATTTCTAGCAACACCGACTCTATTAAGCTACTAGTTTGAAATTAATTTGCTTATTTTTTATTGGATGATTGGGGGTGATGTAAGACCACTTTAACTACAATTTGTTTGTTGCTTACCATGAGAGAAGTACATAGTAGCTAGAAAGCCATGTAGCTTGAAAATTTGACATGGCAAGGTAAGCCACAAGGTAGTGTAACTTGGTGCAAGGTGGAGTCTAGTGATTAAAATTTGGGTGAAATTTTCAGGAGACTCGGGTTCAAACCTCCCCAAGAGCAATTTTGTGCAGTATTTATGGCCCAAGTCCATGCCTAATAGACTTCTAGCCTATCACTTTCGGGTGGCTTACCTGATTTATGGGGTTTGCAGGCTATCTCGTATACCGAGGATTTACCTAGTGCGCACCAAAAATAGCGGCCTAGCTTACCATTGTAGATGCTTTTCGATTTTATTGTATAGTTTGTTTTTTTCAGTTACATGAAAAATGCATCATTACATTTTATTTGTGTACATACCTCCATTAATTTGGCAACTAGTTGAGCTTTTTCTTTGCTCTTCTCATTGAATGCATCCAGGAATTCTTTGTATTCTCTTTGCTGTACAATATCaaataatcataaaatcatgaaCATAGCCAACTTTTGCTTAGAGAAAAGCACTAAAGCAGTAAGTTGCATAATAGGATAGTCTTTATTCTTTGGGTATCAAATTAAAGGAATTCTTAATTTTTAACCCATCATCACACTTGTGGTGTCAAAATATCTCAGTAGCCGGCAAAAACTTAGGTATGACGGTCTTAAGATGAAGTAGTAATCGGACTTGAATCGTTAACATTATCGAAATTTCACAGAAATTTATAGTCCCGTCTTTTTTACGCAAAACCATTAGAAAAATGCGAAATCACTTGTGAAAAAAAAGTTATATGCTCATGTAATAATGATCAAAGGTTTAATTAAGAGCATACAATGTCTTGCAAGTGATGTCTCGAAAAACGTTCGGGggttttaactaaaaatttcaaaattctcgTCTTTCAGAAGGGGATAGCTCTCATGCCAGCCCCCTTGCTCCACCACAGGACTCCAAAGCACCATTACTTGCAATAAAAGTGATGCCAAAAGCTCATTTGACACGGTCTTAAGCTTTGAACAGTGTTTTTCATTATAATGATCTAATATCATACTATATGATACTATTGTACTCTTAACACAGTTTTAAACAGGACTAACTAAAACGCCAAATCTGAAAGTATAAATGGTTATTATAAACTTATAACTACTTTATTATTAGCTAATAACATACCTTCTTTTGACATGTTATTCCAAGAGGCTTGAGCTCTTTATTGAGTGTGTCAATCCTCTTTCTCACTACTCCAACTTCTTTTCTCATTGGATCTTGTAGAGCTTCAAGTTCCTAATATAAATTTTTCAGAAAactaattaaaaatattatttcatGTTTTCGGCCTAAAATGAAGTGTCGGTACAATAAGGTCCAACACGCGTAATTGTTAAAATAATAATACCTCGCGAATTTCTCCAAGGCGCTTAGACTCGAGTTCAACACGGCCTAATTGAGCTTCAATACGCTCCTTAACCGCCATCTTCTTCTTCTCGATCTCTTCTTCCTTAGCTCTAAAAGTCGATAACACTGTCCGAGACAATTCTTCATCCTTGTCACTCATTGCAGGGCTTCCAATGAAACTCATAGCTCCTGAATTTTTCATTTGTGTTACTTGTTGTTGTTCCCATATGATCTGCTTTTCTGTTGTCATTGCTTAAATAAGTTTACCCCTAATGATATTTTGCTACAGTTTAGCTTTCAAGGCAATGAATAGATATGATATAAAATGAAACAAAAGCATAGGATTTGTGATATTTATAGATACATCatgtattatactccctcctattcattcattttgtcctcCTTCTATTTTGCacgaaattaagaaaatgattttggaccacacaaaacactctattccactctaccccacatgtaattaaatttggaccacacaaaagttaccaaaaaaggaaagagggacaaaaatccgactagcttcgataaggaaagagggacaaaatgaatgaataggaggaaGTATAATATAGTAATTGACAAGGACAATGACTAGAATTCCTAACTTTGAAAAAGAAAAGTGAAATGTAAGAAATTTTCAACCTTTCTTAGGAGCAGGTTTTACTCTTAAGGCCCCCAATGAGCATTTTATTAAAGTTTAAATTTGTTGATGCCAAAGTATATTTGATCATTAGATGGACCTACAATATTAAATCTCGGTTTGAAATTTGATCTTGAATTAATGGTCATGGCTTAGTCTCAATCATTATTATATAAATGCGACTATATATACAGTACAGTTGCAGTAAACTCCAAAACTTTGATAACTCGATGATCACAAAGTGTCGTGGCTGGTATTTATTAAAACCTTAGATGGACATGCTTTGGTAGATTTGTTATTCTTTAAAGTAGGTGGATAAGTGGATTGCCTACTTCATCTAATCTAATTGTTATAATTTCCTTATATCTTCTCCCTATCCAAATATATATATGGATGATTGTTTAGCTTGAGATCTTAttgtgactttttttttttttactaaaattATCTAATTTGAAATGAACTGAAACTGAGTCCGAAGAACACGCTTCTACTTTTTTTTACATATCAAACGAAACAAAAACCAATTATAAAGATGACTTTGATCCAAAATGATTTGAAACGGGCTAACATAAAAATATGATCTTATTATACACGGAGTAAAAAGGTTTTCATTATTTTAAAATCAGACAAAAAAGCAAATTTTGTTATATACCCTTCTGCAATTCTGTAGTGCAAGGGATACATGTTTCTGATTCCTTGTAAGAGAGGTGCTTGATGCAGAAGACTTCTTGAGGATTGGACAATAAAGAGTCATCTATACTACACTACATACCCTagataatgaaaaaaaattatactACATGGATAAAATGGTAAAGAAAAAAACTTAAGGACCAAGACAGGGTAGGAGAAGAGTTGTCTTGCCTTTTACAGGTATTTAGTCCCTAACTTTGCGCCTTTGTTAAAGAACATAGTACTTGGCTATGCATATTTTCTAAGGAGTAGTTTTTAATGTTAATCTTGCTACTTTAGGACCATATGATGCCATGATGGCAATACATTTTTGTATTAGGTAAGACAACAAGGTTCGTCTACTGATTAGTACCGAGACTCGATATCACCCTCTCACATGTCCTTATGTAGAGTCCATCATTTTAATGAACCCTACATAGTCCATGTAAGGGTGTTATCGAGATTGGTTACCATCTGGTAGCACTCTCTCTCATTTTTCATGCTAGTGGCAAGTGGGTTTCAAAACCCAACTCATAAATATCATATCTCGATAACTTTATGTATGCAAATGTTGTAATGTGACACCGTGTTAGCCGAAACTTGTTACTGCTTTTTGCATCGCGGCACAGTTGCCAAAGGTATACAGCATGCAAGTTATAATTTTTAGTTTACAGTAGAATGTAATCATCAAACATAGGAGCAACATAGATTGGTCAGTCAAGGGTTTTTAAAGATAGGTTAGAAAAGAAAAGGTTAGCATTGAGCTGGTTTGGTTGTCTAGTTTAAAGGTAACAGCAAGATTCTTATGATACCTCTTACTTTTGTTTGTTAGAAATGGATATTTATGACATTGAAGTATCAAATCCAGAAACAGATTACCAACATTAAGGTGTTTATGAACTGTATCATACCATGCACTTTAGTACATACTTTACTGCTTTACTTAGTAATCCGTACGAATATGCTCCTCCTATGTCTTAGGAACTTCTTTATCAATAGATTTTAGGAAAATGAGTTGCTGACACCCAATTTATGCGTCACCCTCTCAAATGCAATAAGTAGGGAGCCCTTTAATAAAGAATACATGTGAGAGGGTGACACCCAATCTCGACGTCACCCGGTGGCGCTCTATCCTTATGTGCAATGTGCTTTTAAGACAATGACAAACTAATGTAGTAAGGCTCTCTTTAGTAGTAAAATTAGCCGAAAAGCAGGGACGTTTAAGGCCTTGTGCAGCCAAGGTGGGGGAACGAGACCTTCAATTTTGGTCATCGAATTTACAATCTTTATTGATGAAATTCAATATAAACCTCAAAATATAGTACCCTTCTTGCGCATTCATATTGGGGCCTTATTTCTTCTGTGGTGCACTGACCCTCCGTTTATTTTAAGACATCCCTGCCGGAAAAGTAGTTGAAAcctgaaaagttaactgaaacaTGGAAATAAggtaattgattatataaaaaaatgtttgaCAAACTAGCTATAAAGATATGTGTGATACTCCCTCTGTGTCACAAAGACCTTCTCATTTGACGTTACacggtagctgaaattttggtcaaataaactaCCTGAAATGCCTTGTTAAACATAGCCTAAGTCTTACAAGTTGCTACATAGTTAGAACTTAGAAGCAAAGGTTTTTATATAGAATAATGATAACGGTTAAACACAATCCGAAACATTTATAGCCGCTCTAATAAACGATTTCTGTCATTTGAAACAATTTGgcttaggtttagggttttgtcgAACCAAACCGCACACAAATCGAATAAATTAGCTCGTCCAAGTGGGGGAAATGATGCAATAGGTAAGATAGGtagggtaatattgattaaatcgTTTCAAAATTATGAATGACCCGTTTCTCTAGTCTAATAAAAATGAATTTGAATTCTAAAAAAAGAATTCAGGGATCAAAGTTCAAAAAGTGAAACAAATACTCTAACAAAGATTTTAAGATGACAATTTAATAATGGTAGAAAATAACTTAGAATTCTTTTTTTATCTTGAGCCATGACACATTCTTGTTGCTGAAACGCCCTTGGCCGCCTTTTTTTATGGAAATCACGATATAATCTAATCTATACCTTCGTTCCTCAATTGGTCAGAAATGACAATCCTTATGCGAGATCGTTCCTCAGATTGTCCCTCGACAGTTGTGCTTTGATGAGGTTTGCTTTCCCTAGTTAACGAGACTTTGATTAGTCCTTGTCGATTAGGGAAAATGACCTAGTTACGACATTACTTCGCGGTTTTCCTCAATAGTAGTTATGAATACGATAAATTTTAAAAGTGTGTCCCTACTCCCGATTCAGTAGAAAACCGAAAACCCAACTATAGGTGGTGGCCTGGTGGGTAATGGACTAACGGAGTAACGGGTAGCATTATGACCCGGACTGAAATCAGTTTCCTCGGTAGAAAACCGAAAAATGAAACGCAAACAAGTCCGGTCGACGATTAAACGAGTCAGTCAATAGTCACAGTATCGCACCTCCACTTTGTACTGCTCCGTCAATGGTGATTTTCGCCTAATTTCCTAAATTTCGCTCAAATTTCACTCTCTATCTCTCTCCTCAAATATCTTCCAGTATGCGCTCCAAAGACAAGATTTCATACTTCTACGACGgtatcatcatcttcttctctctctctccaaaaccctaatttttccgaTTTTTTCGTAAATTGATTGTTGCATAATCAATTTTATGAATGTGTTGCAGGAGATGTCGGAAACGTGTATTTCGGTCCAAATCATCCTATGAAGCCTCACCGTCTTTGTATGACTCATCATCTTGTGCTTTCTTACGAACTTCATCAGAAAATGGAAATTTATGTACGTTTAATTTGAGTTAATTCATTGATTTTGTGAATTTTAGTGTTCTTGTGGTGTATTTTGACGGATTTTGGTTAATACGGTGTAGAGACCGCATAAAGCGTATCCAACGGAGTTAGCACAGTTTCATTCTGCTGATTATGTGGAGTTTTTGCATCGTATTACGCCAGATAAGCAGGAGGAATTCATGTCTGAGATGGCGA is a window encoding:
- the LOC141614302 gene encoding uncharacterized protein LOC141614302, coding for MTTEKQIIWEQQQVTQMKNSGAMSFIGSPAMSDKDEELSRTVLSTFRAKEEEIEKKKMAVKERIEAQLGRVELESKRLGEIREELEALQDPMRKEVGVVRKRIDTLNKELKPLGITCQKKQREYKEFLDAFNEKSKEKAQLVAKLMEMLGESEKLRFKKLEELSKHIESLH